The Streptomyces sp. NBC_00440 genome contains a region encoding:
- a CDS encoding helix-turn-helix domain-containing protein produces the protein MLGVIGLDDLQESAYRSLVALGAADVADLAHRLQLSETDTERALRRLERHGLAAQSSARTGRWVAAPPGVALGALLTQHRHELEQAELAAALLVEEFRAEAREPAVLDLVEVVTGANAVSQRFLQLQLGAADEVCALVTGGSPIAVSGGDNDAEERAASRGVSYRVVLERVVLEEPGGTAALAEALGREEQVRVVDRVPTKLVIADRSLAMVPLTGRGAQPSALVVHESGLLESLRGLFEAVWREALPLRLGPGGEVAEDGEPGPDATDLQILSLLLAGMTDASVAKQLELGLRTVQRRVKGLMELTGVTTRLQLGWHAYEKGWVARTPDRNTPGRKAPVGSADGSG, from the coding sequence TTGCTCGGTGTCATAGGTCTGGACGACCTCCAGGAGTCGGCGTACCGCTCACTCGTCGCGCTGGGCGCGGCCGATGTGGCCGATCTCGCGCACCGGCTCCAGCTCTCCGAGACCGACACGGAACGCGCCCTTCGCCGCCTCGAACGGCACGGACTGGCCGCGCAGTCGTCCGCCAGGACCGGCAGGTGGGTGGCCGCGCCGCCGGGTGTCGCGCTGGGAGCCCTGCTCACCCAGCACCGCCATGAGCTGGAACAGGCCGAGCTGGCAGCCGCGTTGCTGGTCGAGGAGTTCAGGGCGGAGGCCAGGGAGCCGGCGGTACTCGACCTGGTGGAGGTGGTCACCGGGGCGAACGCGGTGTCCCAGCGTTTCCTGCAGTTGCAGCTGGGCGCGGCCGACGAGGTCTGCGCGCTGGTGACCGGCGGCAGTCCGATCGCGGTGTCCGGCGGTGACAACGATGCCGAGGAGCGGGCGGCGAGCCGCGGGGTCTCGTACCGGGTCGTGCTGGAGCGAGTGGTCCTGGAGGAGCCGGGCGGGACAGCCGCGCTGGCCGAGGCGCTCGGCCGCGAGGAGCAGGTGCGCGTCGTCGACCGGGTGCCGACGAAGCTGGTGATCGCGGACCGGAGCCTGGCGATGGTGCCGCTGACCGGCCGGGGCGCGCAGCCTTCCGCGCTGGTCGTCCACGAGAGCGGGCTCCTGGAATCACTGCGGGGACTGTTCGAAGCAGTGTGGCGGGAAGCGCTGCCCCTGCGGCTGGGTCCCGGTGGAGAGGTCGCCGAGGACGGTGAGCCCGGTCCCGATGCCACGGATCTGCAGATCCTCTCGCTGCTGCTCGCCGGGATGACCGACGCGAGCGTCGCCAAACAGCTGGAGCTGGGGCTGCGGACGGTGCAGCGGCGGGTAAAAGGCCTGATGGAACTGACGGGGGTCACCACCCGGCTGCAGCTGGGCTGGCACGCGTACGAAAAGGGCTGGGTCGCCAGGACCCCCGACCGGAACACGCCGGGCCGGAAAGCGCCGGTCGGCTCCGCCGACGGGAGCGGCTGA
- a CDS encoding DUF456 domain-containing protein, translated as MSLWQLVAVGLVMLLGLVGVLVPGVPGPAIVWAAAAWWALTDTTGLAWGVLAGATALLLLNQALRPLLPTRRPRESGAPRKTVYIGGAAGIVGFFIVPVLGGIAGFIGGIYGAERVRLGSHRAGRASTRTVMRAIGTAILVELLACLTVIGTWLGAVIWG; from the coding sequence ATGAGTCTGTGGCAGCTCGTCGCGGTGGGCCTGGTGATGCTGCTCGGCCTGGTGGGGGTCCTGGTTCCCGGTGTGCCGGGGCCGGCGATCGTCTGGGCCGCCGCCGCGTGGTGGGCACTGACCGACACCACCGGCCTGGCCTGGGGCGTCCTCGCCGGTGCCACGGCTCTGCTGCTGCTCAACCAGGCGCTCCGTCCGCTGCTGCCCACGCGCCGTCCGCGCGAGTCCGGGGCGCCGCGCAAGACGGTGTACATCGGCGGGGCCGCGGGCATCGTGGGCTTCTTCATCGTGCCCGTGCTCGGCGGTATCGCCGGTTTCATCGGAGGGATCTACGGGGCGGAGCGGGTGCGGCTCGGCAGCCACCGGGCCGGCCGGGCGTCCACCCGTACGGTCATGCGGGCCATCGGGACAGCGATTCTCGTCGAACTGCTCGCCTGCCTCACCGTCATCGGCACCTGGCTCGGCGCCGTCATCTGGGGCTAG